Below is a genomic region from Falco naumanni isolate bFalNau1 chromosome 17, bFalNau1.pat, whole genome shotgun sequence.
GGGTGGGCGGGAAGTGTCAGCCACAGTAGATGtgattcttcagaaaaaagaacTACAATATGCAGGAGCGTGGGCTTTTAAGCACTCATTTGTGGTTGGCCTCACTTGCAGTAAGCACAGTTCTGTGCAGTTGGTCCTTAACAGCTTTGGCCATGTTGAAACTACAGGGACACTTCCAAATAGTGACTGGTTCCTTTTAAATGAGAACCCACAGATGCAGGGTCAAAGCGTTTTCTCAGAAATACCGGTTCATTTTGACCTGCACCAGTACAGAATGTGGTTGTGTCTCAGGGGAAAACCTTAAAGACGACACCTTATTCAGACTTCAAGCATATACACATTTATGAGCAAACCTACTCTCTTTAGCTTAAGATTTTCAGGCATTGCTGAATTTCCAGGAGTGCCCAGGCAGCTGGTGCTCCATTGCCTGCTCTTTGGGAACCTCTGCCTTTGTGTGAGTTTCTCTGAGACCTGACAATGCCCAGGAAACCTTATGATGCTGCAagcaagggagaaggaaaacgTGAGGGAGGAGAGAATCAGGGAAAAGATGAGAAGACAGGATCTTCACCCAGACTCACCTGGTCGGCAGCTTCACTCGCAGGTACCTGTCGACTGCGATGGCCAGGAGAGACAGGATCGAGGCATGAGAAAAGATCATCAtcaggcagcacagaaacaggcaGGAGTAGAAATGGATGATGACTCCCAGGCTCACCATGACAGCCAGCGGTATGACAAGGATCCCCATGGCAATGTCAGTGAGTGCTAGGGAAACGAAGTAAAAGAAGGTGgtcttctgcagagctgggttcAGCTTCACTGCCCAGGTCACCAAGGCATTGCCGACCACTGCAAATATCCCAGTCACAGACTCCAATGTGATATAGATCACATCCAGGCTGCCTACAGACATTTTGGACATCTGAGGCTGTTTATGtgcaaaattaagaaatactgcactgaattctctttttcctccaacAGCCAGGTCAGAAGCCAGCTCCACCCTGATCTGCCTTAAATTAAGTCCCTCATTCAGAATTTTGCACGCTTTCCGATCTGCATACACAACCCTTTAAAGATGAGCCGAGCAACTTGTCCGCAGAAACCCATGTACCGGACATTTTATAAGAAACCTGCAACACCCTTCTTTCTGCCTCCTTGGGGTTTCAGCACATTTAACGGatgcttttgcagaaaagcCAACACTATATAATGGCAGCATCATGCTATCAGCAAACCACAAGGGGCTGTTACATGTGGTAATTTTGCTAGTCTAGTTTAGCCCCAAGGGCTGGGTGCCGAGCAGGGTGAATTAGCTGATGCACAGCTCTAAGGCATTGTGGCTAGATTGCTCTGTCTCTGAGCTTCTTTAAAACCTGCTCAGCCTATACTATACGCGGTGTAGGCGCAGCATCAAAGAAAACAGGGCCAGGGGACCTTGAGTGGTCCAGTCTGTTCCCCTGCCacaaaaaaaggggtggggagggcaaATCTGAAGACATTCAGCTGGATTTTGGGTAAGCAAAAGGCAAATGGAgggagaaatgttttcttttgactCCGTGGCACAAGCTGCTGCCCCTAAGGTCCTGGGCAGTACTAAGTTCTCGTTCTCAGGAGCCGCGTTTACAGCGGGCATGGGGCGGCAGAGGAGGGTGGGCCCCACTGAAGCCCCTGTAACTCAGCTTTGCAGTAGCTGTCTCTAC
It encodes:
- the LOC121098423 gene encoding adenosine receptor A3-like encodes the protein MSKMSVGSLDVIYITLESVTGIFAVVGNALVTWAVKLNPALQKTTFFYFVSLALTDIAMGILVIPLAVMVSLGVIIHFYSCLFLCCLMMIFSHASILSLLAIAVDRYLRVKLPTSIIRFPGHCQVSEKLTQRQRFPKSRQWSTSCLGTPGNSAMPENLKLKRVGLLINVYMLEV